A single Patagioenas fasciata isolate bPatFas1 chromosome 16, bPatFas1.hap1, whole genome shotgun sequence DNA region contains:
- the RALY gene encoding RNA-binding protein Raly isoform X2: MSLKVQTSNITNKNDPKSINSRVFIGNLNTAVVKKSDVETIFSKYGRVVGCSVHKGYAFVQYSNERHARAAVLGENGRVLAGQTLDINMAGEPKPNRPKGLKRAASALYSGYDFDYDYYRDDFYDRLFEYRGRVSPVPRVVPVKRPRVTIPLVRRVKATLPVKLFARSAAIANSSAKLKLKCSELQTIKTELTQIKSNIDALLGRLEQIAEEQKLSTEVRKKAEGSKSEISQEDTASEAEVTTEEPLNGDEGEEEGLARDECEDELENSHYTDVEDARLQ, translated from the exons ATGTCATTGAAGGTGCAGACGAGCAACATCACGAACAAGAATGACCCCAAGTCCATTAACTCCAGAGTCTTCATTGGCAATCTCAACACAGCCGTGGTCAAGAAGTCCGATGTGGAAACCATTTTCTCCAAGTACGGCCGGGTGGTGGGCTGCTCGGTGCACAAGGGCTACGCCTTCGTGCAGTACTCCAACGAGAGGCACGCGCGCGCCGCCGTCCTGGGCGAGAACGGACGGGTGCTTGCTGGCCAGACGCTGG ACATCAACATGGCCGGGGAGCCCAAACCCAACAGACCCAAAGGGCTGAAGAGAGCAGCCTCCGCCTTGTACAG CGGCTACGACTTCGACTATGACTATTACAGGGACGACTTCTACGACAG gctcTTCGAGTACCGGGGCCGGGTCTCTCCGGTACCCAGGGTGGTCCCTGTGAAGCGGCCGCGGGTCACCATCCCCCTTGTCCGGCGCGTGAAGGCGACGCTCCCCGTCAAGCTCTTCGCCAGATCAGCCGCCATTGCCAACAGCTCGGCCAAGCTGAAGC TGAAGTGCAGCGAGCTGCAAACAATCAAAACGGAGCTGACACAAATCAAATCCAACATCGATGCTCTCCTGGGCCGACTGGAGCAGATCGCTGAAGAGCAGAAGTTGTCCACAG AGGTACGGAAGAAGGCGGAGGGCAGCAAAAGCGAAATCTCGCAGGAAGACACAGCGTCAGAGGCCGAGGTCACCACGGAGGAGCCGCTGAATGGGGacgagggggaggaagagggtcTCGCACGGGATGAGTGTGAAGATGAACTG GAGAACAGCCATTACACAGACGTGGAGGATGC
- the RALY gene encoding RNA-binding protein Raly isoform X4: MSLKVQTSNITNKNDPKSINSRVFIGNLNTAVVKKSDVETIFSKYGRVVGCSVHKGYAFVQYSNERHARAAVLGENGRVLAGQTLDINMAGEPKPNRPKGLKRAASALYSGYDFDYDYYRDDFYDRLFEYRGRVSPVPRVVPVKRPRVTIPLVRRVKATLPVKLFARSAAIANSSAKLKLKCSELQTIKTELTQIKSNIDALLGRLEQIAEEQKLSTEVRKKAEGSKSEISQEDTASEAEVTTEEPLNGDEGEEEGLARDECEDELQ; this comes from the exons ATGTCATTGAAGGTGCAGACGAGCAACATCACGAACAAGAATGACCCCAAGTCCATTAACTCCAGAGTCTTCATTGGCAATCTCAACACAGCCGTGGTCAAGAAGTCCGATGTGGAAACCATTTTCTCCAAGTACGGCCGGGTGGTGGGCTGCTCGGTGCACAAGGGCTACGCCTTCGTGCAGTACTCCAACGAGAGGCACGCGCGCGCCGCCGTCCTGGGCGAGAACGGACGGGTGCTTGCTGGCCAGACGCTGG ACATCAACATGGCCGGGGAGCCCAAACCCAACAGACCCAAAGGGCTGAAGAGAGCAGCCTCCGCCTTGTACAG CGGCTACGACTTCGACTATGACTATTACAGGGACGACTTCTACGACAG gctcTTCGAGTACCGGGGCCGGGTCTCTCCGGTACCCAGGGTGGTCCCTGTGAAGCGGCCGCGGGTCACCATCCCCCTTGTCCGGCGCGTGAAGGCGACGCTCCCCGTCAAGCTCTTCGCCAGATCAGCCGCCATTGCCAACAGCTCGGCCAAGCTGAAGC TGAAGTGCAGCGAGCTGCAAACAATCAAAACGGAGCTGACACAAATCAAATCCAACATCGATGCTCTCCTGGGCCGACTGGAGCAGATCGCTGAAGAGCAGAAGTTGTCCACAG AGGTACGGAAGAAGGCGGAGGGCAGCAAAAGCGAAATCTCGCAGGAAGACACAGCGTCAGAGGCCGAGGTCACCACGGAGGAGCCGCTGAATGGGGacgagggggaggaagagggtcTCGCACGGGATGAGTGTGAAGATGAACTG